The Magallana gigas chromosome 6, xbMagGiga1.1, whole genome shotgun sequence genome includes the window TTAACCCTAGAAATTGATATTCAGCAtgttaattattcaaatatagtaaaataatcatttatagACGGGCATGGTTCCTAGTCTCAATACCTTTGCTTTTAACGATCGTTTATAAACaattgatatatgtataattaccAAAGATTTAGTTTTGTTATAGATACTCTTTCTATTTATAACACAGTTTTCatagaaatgttttgaattcacCAGCGGTCAACGAGAGCGAAAGGGGAAAAATAAACTCTGGCGAATGTTCTCCTGTGTACAGTATATCTTACCACAACTTTGTACTTACATTcagcaaaaatgaaaaaaaaatatcttgagTCTGCTATGACTAACCTTGGATCCAAAGGTTGAATCAAAGAAACTGCACGGTCTTAATCTTACATTATTCTATGTGTTACGTCTGAGCAGAATTAGACCAAAGAAAGATAACACATATATTCTTTagaagaataaaacaaaaacatctgCTGACCACAGATATAGAAAATTCAGAATCCCTGCCTACGTTTTATCCATTCtcctttttattttaagttgGTCCAGAGGGGAAGGATCAGGGAATAATAATACCCTGGACAGTTAATGTCTAACAGACGGATACACCGATTACCATTAGTAAGAGCGATTGCTAAATTAGTATTTTTGGTTGAATCGACGTTCATAATACAACCAGTACTTAAATATCTACTCTACGGTTACACACGAAACTCACAGCTGATCTTATTTACTGAGGGGGGCCACTTAAAGATATTTTCTGGTGTATACACGTACATGTTTATcatgtataaaataatattttcctctgCTTAGTATCGGTAGTTAATAGTTCAATCAGTTCAAGGAATGTGTCACAGGGGTTTAAGAAACtcaataaacaaagaaaaacatcaaCAAGTTTCTCGAATAACCAAGAATGATAATAGGACTAAATCATctccgaaaaaaaaatcatcaaccGATGTAAATTAATCAGGTGATTATTGATATTGGTAACAAACAcaataaatttcatataaataaaattttagaaacGTTCAACCAAAGCATTAAAACTTTTCAGGTCACATTAAAATGGTTTTTTCCGCTTTAATATTTGTCTTGGTCGCCTTGTGTTTAAGAAGAATGGATTATGATTTAAagttttgatgtatttttgtgagATGGATTGGATacgaaaaatattgaattacatatatctttaaattaaaGCTCTTGGTGTCTTCGGTGGAATCACAAATAAAAAGATTGCATGCAAGGTGTTCCATCACTGCAAAATTTCCTGTTCTAACAAACCGAATTGTCAACCAATCAATGAGTGTGAATTTGAGTGGAAAAGTGGAGCACCAACAGCGAATACGATTATAACAAACGAAAATATAGCGATTGATAGTGAAGGTAGGAAtagtattattatataatttgtcgatttagatatatttttttcaaataaattttttgaaggTACGAGTTTTGTTATCGTATACATGTTTATTCcgtttgttttattgtttcttgagatttttttttatttgcattggGGTTCTTATATTTATTTCAGGAGATCtacattttctaaattttaacaGATCCTACGCAAGTCATGATTTAAGCTGTGGaatatggaatgaaaaattaagaatatttaCAAAGGGTTCATTTTATACAGTTGAAATAAATGGTaacaaaataattgttaataaCATTGATTTGTAAGCATGCGCTTATACAGATGATATAACGTTTGATTGATAAGGTCAACGAATTAACGTTCCAAGCATTTTGCAACATAGACGAATATTAATGACCTTGAATAAAACTGAAACGACAAAACTAACTGCTTAGGTTAAACATTGAGTTTCCTAAGATCAATTTTTCTctatactagactttgacccgtgtgagcacgggttgacattgcatgtgatatcggacatttacgaaatagatacatcgacacaccttattgttggcatttacataaccaagatttaagcctacaataaaactattaatttcactatacTCTGCTTGGTTAGAATAATCTAAGtatgtctcgggacaggcctttgccacagttaaaatgcctcccatatacccgtaatgtagcaaaaaattgcagagaAGCTCCGATAGATTTTAgagaatatcaatgaaattgcattgaaaataacattcaaattattcataacaaaccgtTTTGAGGCTTTAAATACTCACTTCAaaattacacaccatgttgacattctgaactctcgggatttttcatattaaatacactgaattagagttatctcccgtattttttCATGAACGAATATATAGGAAATTTTCGATGAAAATTTACAGGTATTAGTactatcgtttctgagtttatccatgcaaatgtcaTATGTGGAAAATACACATAAGaacctcccgtgatttagcgtgaatgtaatgcgcatgcgcaggattgtaaattcaaaaaatccagatgatttccggattttttgaAGGAATTTTCGGTGATTATTGATTAgtgaagcttgattgagaaaaaataaaaacaaatttgtaatCTTCATGTaccaatgatatttaaaatatatatttagctaaaagcagtactcttccgatttctcggtgtTAAAGTCCACAacttcgagtctattattttaatatagtagtatagatatctCAAACACTCCTATATTCTTTTAATAACGTGTGATCTTTTTAATGCTATTGTTTACTAAGCATGAAGCCACctagttaaaatatatataaaattgcaaattttcaaaatcgttTTGAAGAATTTAATTTGCTTTAATATATAGTATGGAGTTCTTTATAGTAAATTTTTCAGACAAAATCGGAATATTTAATTTCAGTGAAACATCAGCTATTCAAAACATCCatgatatattaaaatgataaaagtttataaaaatgtttaaaaaagtaaattaaagttcatgttttcaaagtttaaattcTATTCAGATGCTTATCGTAAACTAATAAAAGTTTAACGTTTTATCTAAATATACTGTGAGTGTGCAAcgattcatacatgtagtatgtgtATCTGAAAGTTAACTTCTTGGTCTAAATATGAATACAAATAAAACGGCAATTTGAGATGAAAGACTTTGTTAATCTATAATAAAGGAATGGGCAATTGGATAAATTAAATAGGTAAAAcactgaaattgaaataaaacaacaatttgaGATGAAAgactttgtaaatatataacaaagGAATGGACAATTTGataaattgaattgattaaacactgaaattaaaataaagaattattattttgaatttcttttttttccttcaaaatcAATATACTTGTTATAACATATTCAAATTGTTTCGAacgatttatttaaaattgatataattagATGATCAAGAtgaacaaattttgttttaagtatgtattaaaaaaatgtaacttGAGATCACTGATTTTCCCCAACACTGTTATGCTGAAATACCGCATACCCTGATTGTATGTATCAAAATGAATTAGTTATACGATGCTTGTAATCTATGAGGTCTTTATGTGCAGGGAATCAAAACGTTGTTTTATCCTATTGTAGAACAAAACAGTACTGCTATTTCACAGGCTATTTGGAAAAACAATCCCAAGGCCGTTATTGGTGAAAATGCAAcattgaaatgtattttttctggaAGGTGGGTAGCACTATATTTGTTTATGAAcatagatattaaaaaaacctctttttatcgatttttattttaaaaaagggtGTGTTTAATTTTATGCGAAATTGGTTGTTTTTGTAACGATTatcaattttctattttttttcaattttgttggGATGGTTggcggtttgttattgtcattttttctatGATAGTCCAGTTCCAAATATACAATGGCTATCTATAAGTGGATCTATGATAACATCGAATTCAAAGTATGTGATCAAGCAATATGGAAGAGAGTTATTCATCCGAAATGTTACGTTTGATGACGATGGTTTTTATAGATGTGTTGCTGATGGCAACttaacaaataatatatatctTAATGTTACCGGTGAGTAAAATAAGGTACTTACGTTACATTCAAAATGTGATCATTTTTAAGGATACCAGTTTCAAACCTCAATcttgtttttttctctctccaaATTTAAGCGCCTCCAATATTTGCTGATAGTGGTAGTCGATTTATGATGAGGTTACTACATTTTTCATACCAAGAAGAAACCGAAATCTACTGCAAAGCAATATCTGCACCTCATGAACTCAAACCAGTTGTCATGCAATGGATGAAAAATGGAAGAATTCTTCATGAAGGcattggttttatttatttattcatacttTAAGGGTCTGTTAAGATATTGGTGAACTGTACTTTTACGCTTATTTAAGACAGACAATTCCCCTCCattggtaattaaaaaaataaaaaaatgaaaattatgaaaaagttTACTTACTTCCATTTCAGTAATTCAAATTATGGGGTCTCATTAACTTAAAATAATCAgtcgaaaaatttcttaattatttaattataaaaatggaATAACTCATACCATGAGTatgatttaccaaaaaaaaaaggcattttattttttaactttttctggtgactgttttgtttaaaaattgtcattaaaAACTTCGAAcaaattactgtaaacgtatgATATTTGGTGTGTACGATATTTGgtggaaattagtttttgaacaagttggcgtttgaattagcgtattcctgaattTCACTATTCTTGTGTATATATGAATGGCCTTTAGCGATGTACTTTAATTAGTGGAAGCCACATTCATCCAAAAGCGCTAAATTGAATACACAGcaaaatgtagtacgtttacagtatttgctCTATTTGCAGATTCGTCGTATActttttcagaagaaaaaagtaaattgCATATAGCATACAATCTTACAATCAATGACACCAGCGGTTGTTACACATGTGTGATAGAAAACAGTGAAGGAATTGCAGTAGCAAATTTCATCTTAACAACAAGAAACAGTGGTATTGAAATGTTGATATAGCAATCATATCATTTCTATTTTACTTTTGCAATAGGATTTGTAAACACAATAGTCAAAAGCAAAAATAATTCAGTGTCTATATGTGAGTTAAGAAATGACATTAGACATAAAATATTcaacttgtaaaattttcaaggtTATCGGACCTTTTTAAAGGAATAATAAGATGATCAAGGTAACCAACTTTCGTTTCGATTGCGCTAGCCTTCGCTTATTCCTGGAAAATACCGTGCATTaacacctttttaaaaattgctttgatACCGTTTATATGAAAGTTATTTAAATAACTGTTTTTATGTAAACGAATGAATCATTATTTTACCCATTTTCTGTTATTCCCCGTATGTTACCTTATGTAGTGTGTAACCCTTGTTGAGCCCCTATGCATTCGATGtttctttgatttctgattggtttataatatttaggtacatgtatcttattacATTGTTAGCGTCCCGCATATAAACACTGCAAAAATCGGCGTAGTTTTTAAATATTCGATCTTTTACTCATAGTCTAAGGATACTCGATACCCGTGCGGAAATCGTTTTCGGGCATGGATTGATCCAGGAAGGTAATAATTTGGCATGCAATCAATGAAAGAACTATCTGAGTAAATTTTCTTAGGGGATTGACGCCATGGACTAGGctactcttcttttttttcttcaactaTTTGACTACATACAAGAGGAATTGATGTTGGAAGGAAGACGCGATTATGTAATAGTATTATTTGTAACATCTGATACATAATAACTTTTTATTCTGCTTATGATCTAAGTTTCACTAGCCTTATTATATAATCAACATTTGAGGTGCAGCTCGTATGCGCGGGACCCAATGCGAGGAGATGGAAAAACGCGCCAaggttttaattatatataggaCATAGTTTTATTTCACGACTGGAGAGGCTTCTGGGACAAAGTGAATCATCTCCAGCGGATTTTAACCTTGCCCAGTGCGAAATCCTATGTTACGGAATAAGCGGAGGACGAGCAGAAAGTTTGCTTTAAGACCAAGACCTACAGAATTGCATAATTTCTTTCAAACTGGTAGTGTTTTACTACAATTAGGGGGAAATGACATTTGTTATTCATCTGCAAGACCAGATAAAGTAGCATGTAGCATTGCAGAGCTCGTGGAAATGCTTGGAAAGTTTGAAAGTGTACAGGTCGGTGTGGtctgtgaactttttaaaagacTTAGGCCCAGAAATATTCGACCACAGTTGTATGAGGAAAGGCGGAAGATAATCAAAAACATGCTGCCCGTGTTACTTGGAGATTTAACCcataagaaaatattgtttttgcGACATCTCCGCTTAATGAACAACCCTTTACATGTGTTGGGTAGCGATGGTGTACATCTATCTGCAGTTGGTAATAAGAAATGTTACAGCATCAGACTGGCTATCATGCATGCTCTAGATTTCATAGTTTGAATTGCATGTCATTAGGTTAGTGATTAAGTAACATCACAAAAATCAACATTATTGTTGACTAATATCCCACGAGTAATCTCTTTCTGCTTTCTTAAAGTTAATCGAGGGAGTTTCTTAATATGAAGATGGAGAAATGATGTGTCACATGATAAGACTCTGTAATCATTATGAACAAATTTCTATTGTCGCGCATACAATATACAGGTAATTGAATAATTAACAAGCTGGTTGTTTTTTCTAGGGTTATATACTCCAGTTCATTCTGTGTGCATAAATGACCTCATTTACCTGACAAAGAAATGTTGCATGTTGCCTTATCAACATCAATGTAGTATATTTTTGAAGAGTTCATTTTGTGAATCGTTCAGGACTGTTTTATAATAGATAACCAAAGGATATGTCATGCATGAGACTGATTGTGACACTCGGTAATTACATTTCTAAATCAGTCGTGTTCGATTCCTGTCATGTCATGTATTTGACCACTtagttttttcattaaaatatcagtcAAGTATTTGATTGTTGATAGCATATAACTTGATCTATGAAAGTTTTTCTTCATCTTCTCTAGTCATGTATGTTTTTTCTACCCCAGTCATCAGGCATGTATTTGCCggtttttatatttgactgtGATCctattatttcttaaacatcAATCATGTATTTCATTGCT containing:
- the LOC136269741 gene encoding neuroglian-like isoform X1, which codes for MFQYRTQSSLIFYFEILFFIFGGKNVGSDKQHFNIGSLTASLPPWITSIFEAAYFVPLSYSSPLNLKCKAQNGNISYRWFKDNDKLHTNDRVVVNEQSGDITFRNLIKKDFGLYYCVAENKHGSSVSSFVKILEAALGVFGGITNKKIACKVFHHCKISCSNKPNCQPINECEFEWKSGAPTANTIITNENIAIDSEGDLHFLNFNRSYASHDLSCGIWNEKLRIFTKGSFYTVEINEQNSTAISQAIWKNNPKAVIGENATLKCIFSGSPVPNIQWLSISGSMITSNSKYVIKQYGRELFIRNVTFDDDGFYRCVADGNLTNNIYLNVTAPPIFADSGSRFMMRLLHFSYQEETEIYCKAISAPHELKPVVMQWMKNGRILHEGIGFIYLFIL
- the LOC136269741 gene encoding neuroglian-like isoform X2, with protein sequence MFQYRTQSSLIFYFEILFFIFGGSLTASLPPWITSIFEAAYFVPLSYSSPLNLKCKAQNGNISYRWFKDNDKLHTNDRVVVNEQSGDITFRNLIKKDFGLYYCVAENKHGSSVSSFVKILEAALGVFGGITNKKIACKVFHHCKISCSNKPNCQPINECEFEWKSGAPTANTIITNENIAIDSEGDLHFLNFNRSYASHDLSCGIWNEKLRIFTKGSFYTVEINEQNSTAISQAIWKNNPKAVIGENATLKCIFSGSPVPNIQWLSISGSMITSNSKYVIKQYGRELFIRNVTFDDDGFYRCVADGNLTNNIYLNVTAPPIFADSGSRFMMRLLHFSYQEETEIYCKAISAPHELKPVVMQWMKNGRILHEGIGFIYLFIL